GCATTCATGGTGCTATGTACTCTGAAATGGGGACCTATACCAgatcatgaaaaatatccccaaatcatgatacttcTACCTCAATGtcttaaaaaaaatttttgtAAACCTGCGATAGAATTATTTGCCAGCAGGTTGTCGAACATTCCACTAAGCCACTGctcgaaacaaatatattttggtttcatcgCTCCATAAAATACTATGCCGATTTTTCGTAGCCTTCAGAACgatattgagcagcaaactgttacctcatctgtattttttttaaatcaatagtggcacttttcttgcaaGGTTTAGGTTTAGGTCAATTAGGCAACAGGTTTTGGGCTAGTGATGTTATTTATTAGTGAGCAAATCGTTGACACAACGATGTTTTTTAGATTCACAATTGAAGTTTGATTGCAGCAAGATCAAATAAACTAATTCCTTTCAAGAAGTTCGGTTGAAATTGCAGCGTATACaacctattttattgaccaggcCATATCAGACTGCTGTGAAAATTAGCGTATCTCAGGGAAACTATTGTATCTAAGTACAGTATCAGTATCAGGTTAGTAGTGGCTTGAGTACAGTTAAAATTTTGTCAGCTTCACacaattacctattttattggccagcagtgtatatagaccgtttcattatgtctaagcacgattttaaatgaacgccaaaaattcaaattagactaaatttttttttcaattttgaacgCTGTGTTAACAGTACGTTTTCACCAAATTACATTCTTGCTAACCATATGCTAATGATCGAACTTTTGACTTTTCCACAGACCGATTTTCGATAATTTTGGGCACTTTCTTCCAATCTTTGGTGAATATTTCAATGGTGTTGGTTTACATGTTTTCGCAAGTATGCCCTGGTAAGTGCCcaaaaagtttcgatcggtCTTGTCTGTGGACAGTTTGGTGGccaaatttgcaataaaactcGTTTGTCACGAAGCTGTTGATCACACAGTTTACGGGCCATTGGTTTAACGGATGCAGCTTGTTTTGCACTCCGTCTCGGGTTTTGCTGCACATTTTATGTCTTCAGaccaaatttttttttggaactATATGGACGGTACTCACAGTTGATCCCATATTTTAAGCCACATCTCGGACGGAGCCACTTTTCTTGCTGCACATTACTTTctggttcaaaattttatccATCCGCTTTCCGCCAGATTAAATTTTATCCTTGAAGCTGTtttcttctttgaatttcCTTGATGCGTTTCGAACCGCTCCAATGCTtatttttccctgttttgccAAAAGACTCAGTGAAATGTTGGGAATAGTGCACCATTTGTGCAAAAGCTGTTGGCGCTCCTCTGGAGAAATGCTTCgtattttcacaaaagtttAAGAAACCTGTGCGAATGATACAGCATTTTTAAAGTTAAAGTGTATACTTAATAAATATGTCGAAATAGACACTTGGAACGTCATATGGAGAGAGTCAAAATCGTGCTTACACATAATGAAACGATCTATAGACAAATAATGTTCAGAGCGACCAATAGAGAACGAACAAAAATGGGACGTACTCTGCCATGATCCGTCGTATGACGTTAACTTGACGCAATCCAAATCATGCCAGACTTGTCATCGATGAACCCAAGACGATATATCGCTCGGGGAGTAGTTCTAGAATGGGACTAATCCCCAACTCTCCGATCGATCTGAGTTTATGAGAATGTAGTTGACTGTAGGCGACACCAACAATGCACTTCTTGTGGCAGGAGTTCCTCCTCTAGCACATTGTTCAGGGGTATCCCTGCAATATCTGATGGGAGTTCCTACGCGCTACGAGCCCAGAGAAACACAGAGTACGGCATGTGCAGGGTTTTGTCATGTAGACTTCTTCCAGGGGGTCGAAGCTTTATTCCGTCTTCCGTCAACAGCCTGCCCCCGGTACCACCATCCCCGCCTCTGGCTCCGGCGGAAGACCGTGGTGTGGCGGTGCCATGGGTGCCGAACAGAACTGTGGCTCACTTTCGCTGtcactcggtggtggtgtgtccgTGGCCGCCCGACGACGCATCCAGTACCGAAGCCACTCCTGTTCGTTCGCTTCAGCCTCGTGTATCACTCCCGACACTCCGACTGGACGTGCTGGCTCGACTTCTGGTGACGTCACGGCGACGACGTCTGCTGCTCGTATCGACACCCCGGGCGGTAGCGGCGTGATACTGCTGGCTACCGGCACGGGTGCTGATGGTTGGGGTGGGTCCTGCAGGAGATACTTGTTCACTTTGGCCTCCTCCTGCAGGAACGTCTCGAACTCGCGCCGGAAGTAGTCGTTTATTAGCCGCCAGATGCCGGTACTGTAGCCGAGCAGTATGGTCACGAAGAACAAGCTACGCAGCGCCAGTAGCAGCATGATGGG
Above is a genomic segment from Anopheles bellator chromosome X, idAnoBellAS_SP24_06.2, whole genome shotgun sequence containing:
- the LOC131214090 gene encoding uncharacterized protein LOC131214090, encoding MLLLALRSLFFVTILLGYSTGIWRLINDYFRREFETFLQEEAKVNKYLLQDPPQPSAPVPVASSITPLPPGVSIRAADVVAVTSPEVEPARPVGVSGVIHEAEANEQEWLRYWMRRRAATDTPPPSDSESEPQFCSAPMAPPHHGLPPEPEAGMVVPGAGC